Proteins encoded by one window of Xanthomonas sp. DAR 80977:
- the purL gene encoding phosphoribosylformylglycinamidine synthase, translating into MIVLEGASALSPFRRARLETRLQSVVPGLRIAGAWHVYFIDSNADSAVDTAAAQRILQAQDAPAAAEAGTRSRYVVPRLGTRSPWSSKATELVRGAGLAIRRVERGTRLDLAGWPEDAIQQAALAKLLHDPMTQSLLDSAEQAQALFQAPARGDVERIALDQLDAANARLGLALAQDEIDYLRQRFGELGRDPADVELMMFAQANSEHCRHKIFNASWSIDGKEQDRSLFRMIKHTHQQTPQHTLSAYSDNAAVVEGHPAARYRPDPASGEYRSEAVTPSAFCIKVETHNHPTAIAPFPGASTGAGGEIRDEGATGRGGKPKAGLTGFSVSHLRIPTLPQPWEGERPLNPRMAPALEIMLEAPLGGAAFNNEFGRPNLLGYFRSFELPETQDLTRAYDKPIMLAGGLGAIDRIQVEKIRLQPGDAVIVLGGPAMLIGLGGGAASSVASGDSAEDLDFASVQRDNPEMERRVQEVIDRCVALGADNPIRWFHDVGAGGLSNAIPELLHDSGVGGIIDLDRVPSDDPSLSPMQLWCNESQERYVLGVPQARLAEFAAICERERCPFAAVGVATAEERLVVGYGVLGGGNGESGIGNGEKPAAPAVAESPIPNPQSRHPIDLPMDVLFGKPPKMHRDARQPPAPRWPELDTDTLDLRQAGLRVLAHPAVAAKSFLVTIGDRSVGGLTAREQMIGPWQLPLADCAITLAGFDTHAGEAMAIGERTPLALLDAAAAARMAVGEAITNLCAAPVEALAQVKLSANWMAAANHAGEDARLYAAVKAVGMELCPQLDLSIPVGKDSLSMQAQWGVAGIRDSKFGIGESAGTGAEGVFANPESPLPNPGATTTHKSVSPVSLIVSAFAPVADARTQLTPLLAREAESELWLIGLGGGKQRLGGSVLAQVHAEGGLPAFGGAVPDLDDAQRLRAFFELIRDARASGLLLAYHDRSDGGAFATLCEMAFASRQGLEINLDAWGDDPFRSLFNEELGAVVQVANEDRAAFADLIERHALTECAQRIARPSTAAVVRVGLAGKTLVEWRWEELFDAWWSVSHAMQKLRDNPDSADEERAVARDFAAPGLKPKLVFDPAEDVAAPFVASGQRPKVAILREQGVNGQIEMANAFERAGFRAFDVHMSDLIDGRVDLAGFVGLAACGGFSYGDVLGAGRGWATSILERPALRDAFAAFFARPDTFALGVCNGCQMLSQLKDIIPGAEHWPRFLRNRSEQFEARTSLLEVVESPSIFLRGMAGSRIPVAVAHGEGRAEFDNAVDQAAARVALRFVDGNGEVAARYPLNPNGSPDGITGLTSDDGRVTILMPHPERTPRSLNLSWHPEGWADASPWLRMFRNARVWVG; encoded by the coding sequence ATGATCGTCCTCGAGGGCGCTTCCGCCCTTTCGCCGTTCCGCCGCGCTCGGCTCGAAACCCGCCTGCAATCCGTCGTTCCCGGTCTGCGCATCGCCGGCGCCTGGCATGTCTACTTCATCGACAGCAACGCCGACAGCGCGGTGGATACCGCCGCCGCGCAGCGCATCCTGCAGGCGCAGGACGCGCCGGCCGCCGCCGAGGCGGGCACCCGCTCGCGCTACGTGGTGCCGCGGCTGGGCACGCGCTCGCCGTGGTCGAGCAAGGCCACCGAACTGGTGCGCGGCGCCGGCCTGGCGATCCGCCGCGTGGAGCGCGGCACCCGCCTGGACCTGGCCGGCTGGCCGGAGGACGCCATCCAGCAGGCCGCGCTGGCCAAGCTGCTGCACGACCCGATGACCCAGTCGCTGCTGGACAGCGCGGAACAGGCGCAGGCGCTGTTCCAGGCGCCGGCACGCGGCGACGTGGAGCGCATCGCGCTGGACCAGCTGGACGCGGCCAACGCGCGGCTGGGCCTGGCCCTGGCCCAGGACGAGATCGACTACCTGCGCCAGCGCTTCGGCGAACTCGGCCGCGATCCGGCCGACGTCGAGCTGATGATGTTCGCGCAGGCCAACTCCGAGCACTGCCGGCACAAGATCTTCAACGCCAGCTGGAGCATCGACGGCAAGGAGCAGGACCGCTCGCTGTTCCGCATGATCAAGCACACCCACCAGCAGACCCCGCAGCACACGCTCAGCGCGTACAGCGACAATGCGGCGGTGGTGGAAGGGCACCCGGCCGCGCGCTACCGCCCGGACCCGGCCAGCGGCGAGTACCGCAGCGAGGCGGTGACGCCGTCGGCGTTCTGCATCAAGGTCGAGACCCACAACCATCCGACCGCGATCGCGCCGTTCCCGGGCGCCTCCACCGGCGCCGGCGGCGAGATCCGCGACGAGGGCGCCACCGGCCGCGGCGGCAAGCCCAAGGCCGGCCTGACCGGCTTCAGCGTCTCCCACCTGCGCATCCCGACGCTGCCGCAGCCGTGGGAAGGCGAGCGCCCGTTGAACCCGCGCATGGCCCCGGCGCTGGAGATCATGCTCGAGGCGCCGCTCGGCGGCGCCGCGTTCAACAACGAATTCGGCCGGCCCAACCTGCTCGGCTATTTCCGCAGCTTCGAGCTGCCCGAGACGCAGGACCTGACCCGCGCCTACGACAAGCCGATCATGCTCGCCGGCGGCCTCGGCGCGATCGACCGCATCCAGGTCGAGAAGATCCGGCTGCAGCCGGGCGACGCGGTGATCGTGCTCGGCGGCCCGGCGATGCTGATCGGCCTGGGCGGCGGCGCGGCCAGTTCGGTGGCCTCCGGCGACAGCGCCGAGGACCTGGATTTCGCCAGCGTGCAGCGCGACAACCCGGAGATGGAGCGGCGCGTGCAGGAGGTCATCGACCGCTGCGTGGCGCTGGGCGCGGACAACCCGATCCGCTGGTTCCACGACGTCGGCGCCGGCGGCCTGTCCAACGCCATTCCCGAACTGCTGCACGACTCGGGCGTGGGCGGCATCATCGACCTGGACCGCGTGCCCAGCGACGACCCGTCGCTGTCGCCGATGCAGCTGTGGTGCAACGAATCGCAGGAGCGTTACGTGCTCGGCGTGCCGCAGGCGCGCCTGGCCGAATTCGCCGCGATCTGCGAGCGCGAGCGCTGCCCGTTCGCCGCCGTCGGTGTGGCGACCGCCGAGGAAAGGCTCGTCGTGGGTTACGGTGTCCTCGGCGGCGGGAATGGGGAATCGGGAATCGGGAATGGTGAAAAGCCGGCCGCGCCCGCTGTTGCCGAATCCCCAATCCCCAATCCCCAATCCCGGCACCCCATCGACCTGCCCATGGACGTGCTCTTCGGCAAGCCGCCGAAGATGCACCGCGACGCGCGGCAGCCGCCGGCACCGCGCTGGCCGGAGCTGGACACCGACACGCTGGACCTGCGCCAGGCCGGGCTGCGCGTACTGGCGCATCCGGCGGTGGCGGCGAAGAGCTTCCTGGTCACCATCGGCGACCGCAGCGTCGGCGGGCTGACCGCGCGCGAGCAGATGATCGGCCCGTGGCAGCTGCCGCTGGCCGATTGCGCGATCACCCTGGCCGGGTTCGATACCCATGCCGGCGAAGCGATGGCGATCGGCGAGCGCACCCCGCTGGCGCTGCTCGATGCCGCCGCCGCCGCGCGCATGGCGGTCGGCGAGGCGATCACCAACCTGTGCGCGGCGCCGGTCGAGGCGCTGGCCCAGGTCAAGCTGTCGGCGAACTGGATGGCCGCGGCCAACCACGCCGGCGAGGACGCGCGGCTGTACGCCGCGGTCAAGGCGGTGGGCATGGAACTGTGTCCGCAGCTGGACCTGAGCATCCCGGTCGGCAAGGATTCGCTGTCGATGCAGGCGCAGTGGGGTGTAGCCGGGATTCGGGATTCGAAATTCGGGATTGGCGAAAGCGCGGGAACGGGAGCGGAGGGTGTTTTTGCCAATCCCGAATCCCCACTCCCCAATCCCGGCGCCACCACCACCCACAAGTCGGTATCGCCCGTCTCGCTCATCGTCTCCGCATTCGCGCCCGTCGCCGACGCGCGCACCCAGCTGACGCCGTTGCTGGCGCGCGAGGCCGAGAGCGAGCTGTGGCTGATCGGGCTGGGCGGCGGCAAGCAGCGCCTGGGCGGGTCGGTGCTGGCGCAGGTGCATGCCGAGGGCGGCCTGCCGGCGTTCGGCGGCGCGGTGCCGGACCTGGACGATGCGCAGCGGCTGCGCGCGTTCTTCGAACTGATCCGCGATGCGCGCGCGTCCGGCTTGCTGCTGGCCTACCACGACCGCAGCGACGGCGGCGCCTTCGCCACCCTGTGCGAGATGGCGTTCGCCTCGCGCCAGGGCCTGGAGATCAACCTCGACGCCTGGGGCGACGATCCGTTCCGCAGCCTGTTCAACGAGGAACTGGGCGCGGTGGTGCAGGTTGCCAACGAGGACCGCGCCGCGTTCGCCGACCTGATCGAGCGGCATGCGCTGACCGAGTGCGCGCAGCGCATCGCCCGCCCCAGCACCGCCGCGGTGGTGCGCGTGGGCCTAGCCGGCAAGACCCTGGTCGAATGGCGCTGGGAGGAGCTGTTCGACGCGTGGTGGTCGGTCAGCCACGCCATGCAGAAGCTGCGCGACAACCCCGACAGCGCCGACGAGGAACGCGCGGTGGCGCGCGATTTCGCCGCGCCGGGGCTGAAGCCGAAGCTGGTCTTCGACCCGGCCGAGGACGTGGCCGCGCCGTTCGTCGCCAGCGGCCAGCGGCCGAAGGTGGCGATCCTGCGCGAGCAGGGCGTCAACGGCCAGATCGAGATGGCCAATGCGTTCGAGCGCGCCGGCTTCCGCGCCTTCGACGTGCACATGAGCGACCTGATCGACGGCCGCGTGGACCTGGCCGGCTTCGTCGGCCTGGCCGCCTGCGGCGGCTTCAGCTACGGCGACGTGCTCGGCGCCGGCCGCGGCTGGGCCACCTCGATCCTGGAACGGCCCGCGCTGCGCGATGCGTTCGCGGCGTTCTTCGCGCGTCCGGACACCTTCGCGCTGGGCGTGTGCAACGGCTGCCAGATGCTCAGCCAGCTCAAGGACATCATCCCCGGCGCCGAGCACTGGCCGCGCTTCCTGCGCAACCGCAGCGAGCAGTTCGAGGCGCGCACCAGCCTGCTGGAAGTGGTGGAGTCGCCGTCGATCTTCCTGCGCGGCATGGCCGGTTCGCGGATCCCGGTGGCGGTGGCGCACGGCGAAGGCCGTGCCGAGTTCGACAATGCCGTGGACCAGGCCGCCGCGCGCGTGGCGCTGCGCTTCGTCGACGGCAACGGCGAGGTCGCCGCGCGCTATCCGCTGAACCCGAACGGCTCGCCCGACGGCATCACCGGCCTGACCAGCGACGACGGCCGGGTGACGATCCTGATGCCGCATCCCGAGCGCACCCCGCGCTCGCTCAACCTCAGCTGGCACCCCGAAGGCTGGGCGGATGCCTCGCCATGGCTGCGCATGTTCCGCAACGCGCGGGTGTGGGTGGGCTGA
- a CDS encoding DsbC family protein gives MLRLALCALLGATSLSACAQPASPTAATAAPAKPAAAPAGAPGEQRVRAALLQLDPNFKPDYIGTAPFPGFREVVVGGQVLYVSDDGRYLFQAQPFDIQEKQFASSEGLLSYRRKLLESAPRTERIVFAPANPKYTISVFTDIECGYCRKLHSEIAELNKQGIAVEYLAFPRMGLGSQDYKDMVAVWCAADKKKALTDAKASGKVPGAASCKNPVTMQYNLGQRLGVNGTPAIFAPDGTQLGGYLPPAQLREALDKRAAETAKAGGSR, from the coding sequence ATGCTCCGTTTAGCTCTTTGCGCGCTGCTGGGCGCCACCTCCCTTTCCGCCTGCGCGCAGCCGGCCTCGCCCACCGCCGCCACCGCCGCCCCGGCCAAGCCGGCCGCCGCGCCCGCCGGCGCCCCGGGCGAGCAGCGCGTGCGTGCGGCGCTGCTGCAGCTGGACCCGAACTTCAAGCCCGACTACATCGGCACCGCGCCGTTCCCGGGCTTCCGCGAAGTGGTGGTCGGCGGGCAGGTGCTGTACGTGTCCGACGACGGCCGCTACCTGTTCCAGGCGCAGCCGTTCGACATCCAGGAGAAGCAGTTCGCCTCCAGCGAGGGCCTGCTGAGCTACCGCCGCAAGCTGCTGGAGTCGGCGCCGCGCACCGAGCGCATCGTGTTCGCCCCGGCCAACCCGAAGTACACCATCAGCGTGTTCACCGACATCGAATGCGGCTACTGCCGCAAGCTGCACAGCGAGATCGCCGAGCTCAACAAGCAGGGCATCGCGGTGGAGTACCTGGCGTTCCCGCGCATGGGCCTGGGCAGCCAGGACTACAAGGACATGGTCGCGGTGTGGTGCGCGGCCGACAAGAAGAAGGCGCTGACCGACGCCAAGGCCAGCGGCAAGGTGCCGGGCGCGGCCAGTTGCAAGAACCCGGTGACCATGCAGTACAACCTGGGCCAGCGCCTGGGCGTCAACGGCACCCCGGCGATCTTCGCCCCGGACGGCACCCAGCTCGGCGGCTACCTGCCGCCAGCGCAGCTGCGAGAGGCGCTGGACAAGCGCGCGGCGGAGACGGCGAAGGCGGGCGGGAGCCGCTGA
- the xerD gene encoding site-specific tyrosine recombinase XerD codes for MPELRTPAERRQQAQHLAPLRDTDAAAIQQFLDTAWAEQGLARQSLDSYRRDLEGFARWRDGAGGGLPGADRQALFDYLAWRARMGYSQRSNARWLSSLRAFFALRLRRGERGDDPTALLDPPKLPRSLPKALAESQIDALLATPDDTVPAGLRDRAMLELMYAAGLRVSELVNLPANAVNLRQGVLRVTGKGSKERLVPLGEESQHWLQRYLDTARPALAAGQAVPASDGIVPMFIDAARRPLSRQQFWSLVKRYAALAGIDPASVSPHGLRHSFATHLLNRGADLRALQMLLGHSSLSTTQIYTLVAREHLQKLHSKHHPRG; via the coding sequence ATGCCCGAACTCCGCACCCCCGCCGAACGCCGCCAGCAGGCGCAGCACCTGGCCCCGCTGCGCGATACCGATGCCGCCGCGATCCAGCAGTTCCTGGACACGGCCTGGGCCGAGCAGGGCCTGGCGCGGCAGAGCCTGGACAGCTACCGGCGCGACCTGGAGGGCTTCGCGCGCTGGCGCGACGGCGCCGGCGGCGGCCTGCCCGGGGCCGATCGCCAGGCCTTGTTCGACTACCTGGCCTGGCGTGCGCGCATGGGCTACTCGCAGCGCAGCAACGCGCGCTGGCTGTCGTCGCTGCGCGCGTTCTTCGCCTTGCGCCTGCGCCGCGGCGAGCGCGGCGACGATCCGACCGCGCTGCTGGACCCGCCCAAGCTGCCGCGCTCCCTGCCCAAGGCCCTGGCCGAGAGCCAGATCGACGCGCTGCTGGCGACGCCGGACGACACCGTCCCGGCCGGCCTGCGCGACCGCGCCATGCTCGAACTGATGTACGCGGCCGGGCTGCGCGTCAGCGAGCTGGTCAACCTGCCGGCGAACGCGGTGAACCTGCGCCAGGGCGTGCTGCGCGTCACCGGCAAGGGCAGCAAGGAGCGCCTGGTGCCGCTGGGCGAGGAATCGCAGCACTGGCTGCAGCGCTACCTGGACACGGCGCGGCCGGCGCTGGCGGCCGGGCAGGCGGTGCCGGCCAGCGACGGCATCGTGCCGATGTTCATCGATGCGGCGCGGCGCCCGCTGAGCCGGCAGCAGTTCTGGAGCCTGGTCAAGCGCTACGCGGCGCTGGCCGGCATCGACCCGGCCTCGGTCAGCCCGCACGGCCTGCGCCACAGCTTCGCCACCCACCTGCTCAACCGCGGCGCCGACCTGCGCGCGCTGCAGATGCTGCTCGGGCACAGCTCGCTGTCCACCACCCAGATCTACACCCTGGTCGCGCGCGAGCACCTGCAGAAGCTGCACAGCAAGCACCATCCGCGCGGCTGA